A genomic stretch from Mycobacterium paraterrae includes:
- a CDS encoding TetR/AcrR family transcriptional regulator has protein sequence MSVPAKPLRADAARNRARVLETAYETFAAEGLSVPIDEIARRAGVGAGTVYRHFPTKEDLFAAVVDNRLKQVISAGHALLDDPGPAEALFTFLRSMVLDFGATDQGLVDALGGMGIDIHTAAPDAEDAFRRLLGELLVAAQRAGTVRPDVDVPEVKALLVGCQAMQGYDKERAERVTSVVIDGLRPPR, from the coding sequence ATGTCGGTACCCGCCAAGCCGTTGCGTGCGGACGCGGCCCGCAACCGCGCCCGGGTACTGGAAACTGCCTACGAAACCTTCGCCGCCGAAGGCCTGTCGGTGCCGATCGACGAGATCGCCCGGCGAGCCGGCGTCGGCGCAGGCACGGTGTACCGCCATTTCCCTACCAAAGAAGACTTGTTCGCCGCGGTCGTCGACAATCGGTTGAAGCAGGTCATCTCGGCGGGTCACGCGCTACTCGACGATCCCGGTCCGGCGGAGGCGCTGTTCACGTTCCTGCGGTCGATGGTGCTCGACTTCGGTGCGACCGACCAGGGCTTGGTCGACGCGTTGGGCGGCATGGGCATTGACATCCATACGGCGGCGCCCGACGCCGAAGACGCCTTCCGCAGGCTCCTCGGCGAACTGCTGGTCGCCGCCCAGCGAGCCGGAACCGTCCGGCCCGACGTCGACGTGCCCGAGGTCAAGGCCCTGCTGGTGGGATGCCAAGCGATGCAGGGCTATGACAAGGAGCGTGCCGAGCGGGTGACCAGCGTGGTCATCGACGGTTTACGCCCGCCGCGATGA
- a CDS encoding CDP-alcohol phosphatidyltransferase family protein: MTTKPRGRRNVPLRILPSSMSVLAICAGLTSIRFALEGQAYVAIALIAAAAILDGLDGRVARALDAESRMGEEIDSLADAVNFGVAPAVVMYVSMLPGQPAGWVVVMLYAVSIVLRLARFNALLDDVTQPLFAREFFVGVPAPAGAICALGPLAAKLQFGSGWWTSPWFVCAWMVACSMLLVSRIPMRKMHAVSVPPNLAALLLAGLTIVAAAAFLFPYILIMVVIAAYLCYIPFSVRSYHWLAAHPEAWGEKPKQRRATRRAIRRAQPSRRSVARLGLRRPTGRT, encoded by the coding sequence ATCACGACCAAGCCGCGCGGCAGACGGAACGTTCCCCTGCGCATCCTGCCCAGCTCGATGAGCGTGCTGGCGATCTGCGCGGGGCTGACCTCGATCCGGTTCGCGCTGGAAGGCCAGGCGTATGTGGCGATCGCGTTGATCGCCGCGGCCGCCATCCTCGACGGGCTCGACGGCCGGGTGGCCCGCGCGCTGGACGCCGAGTCGCGGATGGGCGAGGAGATCGACTCGTTGGCCGACGCCGTCAATTTCGGGGTGGCCCCGGCGGTGGTCATGTACGTGTCGATGTTGCCCGGCCAGCCGGCCGGCTGGGTCGTGGTGATGCTGTACGCGGTCTCAATTGTGTTGCGGCTGGCGAGATTCAATGCACTACTCGATGACGTCACCCAGCCGCTGTTCGCGCGGGAGTTCTTCGTCGGCGTTCCGGCGCCGGCGGGTGCGATCTGCGCGCTCGGCCCGCTGGCCGCCAAGCTGCAGTTCGGCTCGGGCTGGTGGACGTCACCGTGGTTTGTCTGCGCCTGGATGGTGGCCTGCTCCATGCTGCTGGTGAGCCGAATCCCGATGCGCAAGATGCACGCGGTCTCCGTGCCGCCGAACCTGGCCGCGCTGCTGCTGGCCGGGCTGACCATCGTCGCGGCCGCCGCGTTCCTGTTTCCCTACATCCTGATCATGGTGGTGATCGCGGCCTACCTCTGCTACATCCCGTTCTCCGTCCGCAGCTACCACTGGCTCGCCGCGCACCCTGAAGCCTGGGGTGAAAAGCCCAAGCAGCGGCGTGCGACCCGGCGCGCGATTCGCCGAGCACAGCCCAGCCGGCGATCGGTCGCACGGCTTGGTCTACGCCGGCCGACCGGCCGCACATGA
- a CDS encoding phosphatidylserine decarboxylase — MARRPRSTAENPTISPQHIFMLLRETVPPVHPAGLPFISAGLGLALVGRRSRWLRRTGLLAAGACAGFFRHPPRVPPTRPGIVVAPADGQVCLIESAAPPPELEMGDAEMLRVSIFLSVFDAHVQRAPVSGEVVDVLHRPGLFGSADLPVASDSNERNSVRIRTPDGVDIVAVQIAGLVARRIVCNVRTGDKLSIGDTYGLIRFGSRLDTYLPAGSGLAVSVGQRAVAGETVLAELP, encoded by the coding sequence GTGGCACGACGTCCCCGCTCGACGGCCGAGAACCCGACGATCAGCCCGCAGCACATCTTCATGCTGCTGCGGGAGACCGTACCACCCGTGCATCCCGCCGGGCTGCCATTCATTTCGGCCGGTCTGGGTCTTGCTCTGGTCGGTCGCCGCTCCCGCTGGCTGCGACGGACGGGCCTGCTGGCCGCTGGCGCGTGCGCGGGCTTTTTCCGGCACCCGCCGCGGGTTCCACCCACGCGGCCCGGCATTGTCGTCGCGCCCGCCGACGGCCAGGTGTGCCTGATCGAGTCGGCCGCCCCGCCTCCCGAACTGGAGATGGGCGACGCCGAGATGCTGCGGGTCAGCATTTTCCTGTCGGTGTTCGACGCGCACGTGCAACGAGCGCCGGTGAGCGGCGAAGTGGTCGACGTGCTGCACCGGCCGGGCCTGTTCGGATCGGCCGATCTTCCGGTGGCCAGCGACAGCAACGAACGCAACAGCGTGCGGATCCGTACCCCCGACGGGGTGGACATTGTGGCCGTGCAGATCGCCGGGCTGGTGGCCCGGCGCATCGTCTGCAATGTTCGGACGGGCGACAAGCTTTCGATCGGCGACACCTACGGCCTGATTAGGTTCGGGTCGCGGCTGGACACCTACCTGCCCGCCGGTTCCGGGCTGGCGGTCAGCGTCGGACAGCGGGCGGTGGCCGGCGAGACGGTGTTGGCCGAGTTGCCGTGA
- a CDS encoding M24 family metallopeptidase, producing MTEESVRVERLLDAEAKAEQLFDEIERRGLIRAGVGEKDLSDEINALAADLLGVTRHWHRRIVRAGENTLQPFKERPPDRVLGADDIAFLDLGPIFEEWEADFGRTYVLGDDPDKLALRDALPRVWQAGRAYFNDHADVTGSELFDATVGLARDEGFDWGSHIAGHLVGEFPHKTIPGTKTEWYVMPGSTKPMRRLDPSGRQCHWILEIHLIDPQHRFGGFYEKLLDIG from the coding sequence GTGACCGAAGAGAGCGTTCGCGTCGAAAGACTACTCGACGCCGAAGCCAAGGCCGAGCAGTTGTTCGACGAGATCGAGCGTCGCGGCCTGATTCGCGCCGGAGTCGGAGAGAAAGATCTGTCCGACGAGATCAACGCCTTGGCCGCGGACTTGCTCGGCGTCACGCGGCACTGGCATCGGCGGATCGTGCGCGCCGGCGAGAACACCCTGCAGCCGTTCAAGGAACGTCCGCCCGACCGCGTCCTTGGCGCGGACGACATCGCGTTCCTCGACCTCGGCCCGATATTCGAGGAGTGGGAAGCCGACTTCGGTCGCACGTATGTCCTCGGCGACGACCCGGATAAGCTTGCCCTGCGCGACGCGCTACCGAGGGTATGGCAGGCGGGGCGTGCCTACTTCAACGACCATGCCGACGTCACCGGTTCCGAATTATTCGACGCCACAGTCGGATTGGCCCGCGACGAGGGGTTCGACTGGGGCAGTCACATTGCCGGTCACCTGGTCGGGGAGTTCCCGCATAAGACGATCCCCGGCACCAAGACTGAGTGGTACGTCATGCCCGGCTCCACCAAACCGATGCGGCGGCTCGACCCCAGCGGCCGTCAGTGTCACTGGATTCTGGAAATACACCTGATCGATCCGCAGCACCGGTTCGGCGGCTTCTACGAGAAGCTGCTCGATATCGGTTAG
- a CDS encoding PPE family protein, SVP subgroup, protein MHFAGLPPEVNSGRMYAGPGVGPLLTAASAWDELANELHSAASDYESVIAGLTSELWQGVSSESMAASAAPQVEWLRSTASRATQASTQAKAAASAYESAYSMTVPPTAIVANRAQLLTLQATNVLGQNTSAIAANEVAYGEMWAQDVAAMYAYAGAAKSASQVTPFTQPQQATNQDGVASQSAAATQAGGTVAGNAQSTMSAIPSALQSLESSTGLTGFSEFSNVYDLASLGSGLLGNGTGLIGLSGAAGFITKTEDKITAPLFDSDDPAKPAAPPKPGAHVPKAASAVSAEMGESGSLGRLSVPHGWTSAAPQVRLAAVEAPVASAAPPSASGMFGDMPLLGQAPLMAMPGRDSTREPRQRAAVPGVVTTREAKIEARPVGAAAHMREIADVLSKLAELRDNGALTEHEFTEQKQRLLGGR, encoded by the coding sequence ATGCACTTCGCGGGTCTGCCGCCAGAGGTCAACTCCGGTCGAATGTACGCCGGCCCCGGCGTGGGGCCGTTGCTGACCGCCGCCTCGGCCTGGGACGAGCTGGCCAACGAGCTCCACTCGGCGGCGAGCGATTATGAGTCGGTGATTGCGGGCCTCACCAGCGAGCTATGGCAGGGCGTCTCCTCGGAGTCGATGGCAGCCTCCGCCGCGCCTCAGGTCGAGTGGCTGCGTTCCACCGCGTCGCGGGCGACCCAGGCCAGCACGCAGGCCAAGGCCGCCGCCTCGGCCTACGAGTCGGCCTACTCGATGACCGTGCCGCCTACCGCGATCGTGGCCAACCGGGCGCAGCTGCTCACTCTGCAGGCGACGAACGTGCTCGGCCAGAACACCTCGGCGATCGCGGCCAACGAAGTCGCATACGGCGAAATGTGGGCCCAGGATGTCGCGGCGATGTACGCCTACGCCGGCGCCGCGAAGTCGGCGTCCCAGGTGACGCCCTTCACCCAGCCGCAGCAGGCCACGAACCAGGATGGGGTGGCCTCGCAGAGCGCCGCGGCCACCCAGGCCGGCGGCACCGTGGCCGGGAACGCGCAGTCGACGATGTCGGCGATACCCAGCGCCCTGCAATCGCTCGAGTCGTCCACCGGGTTGACCGGTTTTTCGGAGTTCTCGAACGTCTACGACCTCGCGTCATTGGGCTCCGGACTGCTTGGCAACGGCACGGGGTTGATCGGGCTGTCTGGTGCGGCGGGCTTCATCACCAAGACCGAGGACAAGATCACCGCCCCCCTGTTCGATTCGGACGATCCAGCAAAACCGGCAGCTCCGCCGAAGCCGGGGGCCCACGTGCCCAAAGCAGCGTCTGCGGTGTCGGCCGAGATGGGCGAATCCGGTTCGCTCGGACGACTCTCGGTGCCGCACGGCTGGACATCGGCGGCCCCGCAGGTTCGGCTCGCCGCCGTGGAGGCGCCGGTGGCCAGCGCCGCTCCGCCGAGCGCCTCGGGGATGTTCGGTGACATGCCGCTGCTCGGCCAGGCGCCGTTGATGGCGATGCCTGGTCGCGACAGCACGCGCGAGCCGCGCCAGCGAGCCGCAGTGCCGGGAGTCGTCACTACACGAGAAGCCAAAATCGAAGCTCGACCCGTCGGCGCCGCGGCGCACATGCGTGAGATCGCCGACGTGCTCAGCAAACTCGCCGAACTGCGCGACAACGGGGCGTTGACCGAGCACGAGTTCACCGAGCAAAAGCAGCGCCTGCTCGGCGGCCGCTGA
- a CDS encoding SDR family NAD(P)-dependent oxidoreductase, translated as MSSEGTWTTGDIPDQRGRVAIVTGANTGLGYHTAAALAQAGAHVVLAVRNLEKGNLALARIVAANPGADVTLQELDLSSLDSVRAAAAALRETYARVDLLINNAGVMWTPKQLTADGFEMQFGTNHLGHFALTGLLLGNLLPVRGSRVVTVSSNGHRLRAAIHFDDLQWEHSYDRYAAYGQSKLANLLFTYELQRRLAQHDQNTIAVAAHPGASSTELGRSVPGWAKPLFTVAGAVFFQGAAMGALPTLRAATDPDVVGAQYYGPDGLGEMRGHPKLVSSSAQSHDEALQQRLWAVSEELTGVTYPV; from the coding sequence ATGAGTTCCGAGGGCACGTGGACCACCGGCGACATACCCGACCAGCGCGGACGGGTAGCCATTGTCACCGGCGCAAATACCGGCCTCGGCTACCACACCGCCGCGGCCCTCGCACAGGCCGGAGCGCACGTCGTCCTCGCGGTGCGCAACCTGGAGAAGGGCAACCTGGCGCTGGCACGCATCGTCGCCGCCAACCCCGGTGCCGACGTGACGTTGCAGGAACTCGACCTCAGCTCATTGGATTCGGTGCGCGCCGCCGCGGCCGCGCTACGCGAGACGTATGCGCGAGTCGACCTGCTGATCAACAACGCCGGCGTGATGTGGACGCCCAAACAGCTCACCGCCGACGGCTTCGAGATGCAGTTCGGCACCAACCATTTGGGCCATTTCGCGCTGACCGGCCTGCTGCTGGGCAACCTGCTGCCGGTACGCGGATCGAGGGTGGTGACCGTCAGCAGCAACGGCCACCGGCTGCGTGCGGCAATCCACTTCGACGATCTGCAGTGGGAACACAGCTACGACCGGTACGCCGCCTACGGCCAGTCGAAGTTGGCCAATCTGCTCTTCACCTACGAGTTGCAGCGACGATTGGCGCAGCATGACCAGAACACCATTGCCGTCGCGGCGCACCCCGGCGCGTCCAGCACGGAGCTGGGCCGCAGCGTGCCGGGGTGGGCGAAGCCGCTGTTCACGGTGGCCGGCGCGGTCTTCTTCCAGGGCGCGGCGATGGGCGCGCTTCCGACGCTGCGCGCCGCTACCGACCCGGACGTCGTTGGGGCCCAGTACTACGGACCCGACGGGTTGGGCGAGATGCGCGGCCACCCGAAGCTGGTGTCGTCGAGCGCGCAGTCTCATGACGAGGCCCTGCAGCAACGGCTGTGGGCGGTCTCCGAGGAACTGACCGGCGTCACGTATCCGGTCTGA
- a CDS encoding SDR family NAD(P)-dependent oxidoreductase produces MSKWTTADIPDQTGRVAVITGSNTGLGFETAAVLAAKGAHVVLAVRNLDKGKDAELLIKRRFPSADLALQELDLTSLDSVRAAAEQLRSDHDRIDLLINNAGVMWTPKSNTKDGFELQFGTNHLGHFAFTGLLLDRLLPVAGSRIVTVSSIGHRILADIHFDDLQWEHSYNRVAAYGQAKLANLLFTYELQRRLASHGTTIAAAAHPGGSNTELTRNLPPRVQPVLYRLFGLIAQDADMGALPQLRAATDPAVVGGQYYGPDGFGEMRGYPVVVSSSAKSHDPARQRKLWAVSEELTGVSYPV; encoded by the coding sequence ATGTCGAAATGGACGACCGCCGACATTCCCGACCAGACCGGTCGCGTCGCCGTCATCACCGGATCCAACACCGGCCTCGGATTCGAGACCGCCGCAGTCTTGGCCGCCAAGGGCGCGCACGTCGTGCTCGCGGTCCGCAACCTCGACAAGGGCAAGGACGCCGAACTCCTGATCAAGCGGCGCTTCCCGAGCGCAGACCTCGCCCTGCAGGAACTCGACCTGACATCGTTGGATTCGGTTCGCGCTGCCGCGGAGCAGCTCCGGTCCGACCACGACCGCATCGATTTGTTGATCAACAACGCGGGCGTGATGTGGACCCCGAAGTCGAACACCAAGGACGGTTTCGAGCTTCAGTTCGGCACCAACCACCTGGGCCACTTCGCCTTCACCGGGCTGCTCCTGGACCGCCTGCTGCCGGTTGCCGGCTCCCGGATCGTGACCGTGAGCAGCATCGGCCACCGCATCCTGGCCGACATTCACTTCGACGACCTGCAGTGGGAGCACAGCTACAACCGGGTCGCGGCGTACGGGCAGGCCAAGCTGGCCAACCTGTTGTTCACCTACGAACTGCAGCGGCGGCTGGCGTCCCATGGCACCACGATCGCCGCTGCCGCCCATCCCGGCGGGTCCAACACCGAGTTGACCCGCAACTTGCCGCCACGGGTTCAGCCCGTGCTCTACCGCCTCTTCGGTCTTATCGCGCAGGACGCGGATATGGGAGCGCTGCCGCAGCTGCGCGCCGCGACCGACCCGGCGGTCGTCGGTGGGCAGTACTACGGACCCGACGGCTTCGGCGAGATGCGCGGCTACCCGGTCGTCGTCAGCTCGAGCGCGAAGTCCCACGACCCCGCGCGCCAGCGCAAGCTCTGGGCTGTCTCCGAGGAACTGACCGGGGTGAGCTACCCCGTCTAA
- a CDS encoding PH domain-containing protein translates to MVDPAHLPSRRAPLRWAVGGVIPWLLLAVAQVVWLEFDTRMPWLHIVIGAATALGLVVSTALVPVWRYRVHRWELGPQAVFTRTGWLVQERRIAPISRVQTVDTYRGPLDRLFGLANVTVTTASSSGAVHIVALDNDVADRLVAQLTDVAAIGVEDAT, encoded by the coding sequence ATGGTTGATCCCGCGCATCTGCCCAGCCGGCGGGCGCCGTTGCGATGGGCGGTCGGTGGCGTCATTCCGTGGCTGTTGCTGGCCGTTGCTCAGGTCGTCTGGCTGGAATTCGACACGCGAATGCCGTGGCTGCACATCGTGATCGGTGCCGCGACGGCGCTCGGTCTGGTGGTGTCGACGGCCCTCGTGCCGGTCTGGCGCTACCGCGTGCATCGTTGGGAGCTCGGTCCCCAGGCGGTGTTCACCCGCACCGGATGGCTGGTACAGGAACGCCGGATCGCGCCGATCTCGCGGGTGCAGACCGTCGATACCTACCGCGGCCCGCTCGATCGGTTGTTCGGACTGGCGAATGTCACGGTCACGACCGCCTCGTCGTCTGGAGCGGTGCACATCGTGGCGCTTGACAACGACGTCGCCGATCGGCTGGTCGCACAACTGACCGACGTCGCCGCGATCGGCGTCGAGGATGCCACGTGA
- a CDS encoding PH domain-containing protein yields MNTADWQRLSPRMLLVHPVYELLRELPFLIGAIVVGTTTGNQLWTVGVVAYTVVIGVARWVTTSYRIDAGQLQLRTGLLQRKVLSLPLNRIRSVSSDAGLLHRLMGLAVVRVSTGQEAKGGSGSGVFELNAVEAGQVPRLKAILLADTAQAHEDEPSETSGVLARWQPAWLRYSPLSVSGLLSLAAAAGVVYESGFVGPLQHSRIVESGIDAAHKLGTVTAVAVIGGVILLASVLLAVLRSLLTWGNLVLVRQADVLHLRHGLLRLRERSYDMSRLRGGTLRQPLLVRLFGGARLDAVMTGVHGAGEASVLLPPCPAATAESVLTELIGDQEVVAGPLRGHGRRAATRRWTRALGLPVLAGIGLLLAAALGTKGTVPVWVWPAWIAVTAWCALLAVDRIGALGHRVDDGWLVMRSGSVERRRDCIATAGVISWTVRQTPFQRRANVATLVAATAAGVKRYPLIDVPDDEVWAIAAQASPWVADSIWARTGS; encoded by the coding sequence ATGAACACAGCCGATTGGCAGCGACTGAGTCCCAGGATGCTGCTCGTCCACCCGGTGTACGAACTGCTGCGCGAACTGCCGTTTTTGATCGGCGCGATCGTGGTCGGCACGACGACCGGCAACCAACTGTGGACGGTCGGCGTTGTGGCCTACACCGTCGTGATCGGGGTGGCCCGCTGGGTGACCACCAGTTATCGCATCGACGCCGGCCAACTGCAGCTGCGGACCGGCTTGCTGCAGCGCAAGGTTTTGTCGTTGCCACTGAACAGGATTCGTTCGGTAAGCAGCGACGCCGGGCTGCTGCACCGGCTGATGGGCCTGGCGGTGGTGCGGGTGAGCACCGGTCAGGAGGCCAAGGGCGGCAGCGGTTCCGGCGTCTTCGAATTGAACGCCGTCGAGGCCGGCCAGGTGCCACGGTTGAAGGCCATCCTGCTGGCCGACACGGCCCAGGCCCACGAGGACGAACCCTCCGAAACGTCGGGTGTCTTGGCCCGCTGGCAGCCGGCGTGGCTGCGGTATTCGCCGTTGAGCGTCTCTGGTCTGCTGTCGCTGGCTGCCGCGGCCGGCGTGGTCTACGAGAGCGGTTTCGTTGGGCCGCTACAACATTCGCGGATCGTCGAGTCGGGAATCGACGCGGCCCACAAGCTCGGGACGGTGACCGCGGTCGCGGTGATCGGCGGCGTCATCCTGCTGGCGTCGGTGTTGCTCGCGGTGTTGCGGTCGCTGCTCACCTGGGGGAACCTGGTGCTTGTCCGCCAGGCCGACGTGCTGCACCTGCGGCACGGTCTGCTGCGGTTGCGCGAGCGTTCCTATGACATGAGCAGGCTGCGCGGCGGCACGCTACGGCAACCGCTGTTGGTGCGGCTATTCGGCGGCGCGCGGTTGGATGCGGTGATGACCGGGGTACACGGGGCCGGTGAGGCGTCGGTGTTGCTGCCCCCGTGTCCGGCGGCCACCGCGGAGTCGGTGCTGACCGAGTTAATCGGCGATCAAGAGGTGGTGGCCGGGCCGCTGCGTGGCCACGGCCGTCGGGCCGCGACCCGGCGATGGACCCGTGCACTCGGGTTGCCAGTGCTGGCCGGCATCGGCTTGCTGCTGGCAGCGGCATTGGGCACGAAAGGCACTGTGCCGGTATGGGTTTGGCCCGCCTGGATTGCAGTGACGGCATGGTGTGCGCTGCTGGCGGTCGACCGAATCGGCGCGCTCGGGCATCGGGTTGACGACGGCTGGCTGGTGATGCGGTCGGGCAGTGTCGAGCGGCGCCGCGACTGCATTGCGACGGCGGGCGTGATCAGCTGGACGGTCCGCCAGACGCCGTTTCAGCGCCGGGCCAATGTCGCGACGCTGGTGGCGGCCACCGCCGCCGGGGTCAAGCGCTACCCGCTGATCGACGTCCCGGACGACGAGGTGTGGGCGATCGCGGCGCAGGCGTCGCCGTGGGTGGCCGACAGCATCTGGGCCCGCACAGGTTCCTAG
- a CDS encoding DEAD/DEAH box helicase: MRAVEAPSTRALRGWQRRALVRYLSAKPRDYLLVATPGAGKTAFALRIAGELLADRTIEAITVVVPTEHLKVQWASAAAIDGIALDPKFSNSAAHTSAEYHGVVVTYAQVASHPTRHRVRTEGRRTLVIFDEIHHGGEAKSWGDALLEAFGDATRRLALTGTPFRSDDSPIPFVRYEPDAAGVLRSQADHTYDYTDALADGVVRPVVFMAYSGETRWRDSAGAEYSARLGEPASAEHTARAWRTALDPAGEWMPAVVTAADTRLRQLRAGGVPDAGGMVIASDQQAARAYAVLLKRITGEEPTVVLSDDPGASKRIAQFSAADSRWLVAVRMVSEGVDVPRLAVGVYATSASTPLFFAQAIGRFVRSRRPGETASVFLPSVPSLLLLASELEAQRNHVLGQPHREKEIDELAEAQRRQDEPSENDNKFESLGADAELDQVIFDGSSFGTATPAGSDEEADYLGIPGLLDAGQMRELLRRQQEEQFDRRSRDSAATAEPVTRHGQLRELRRELNALVSAAHYRLGKPHGWIHNELRRLCGGPPVAAATSEQLAARIIAVRGLTA; encoded by the coding sequence GTGCGGGCAGTTGAAGCGCCCAGCACCCGGGCTTTGCGGGGCTGGCAGCGTCGAGCCTTGGTGCGTTATCTGAGCGCCAAACCGCGCGATTACCTGCTGGTCGCTACCCCCGGCGCAGGCAAGACCGCATTTGCCCTGCGGATTGCCGGGGAGTTGCTGGCGGACCGCACCATCGAGGCCATCACCGTCGTCGTTCCCACCGAACACCTCAAGGTGCAGTGGGCCTCGGCCGCCGCGATCGACGGCATCGCCCTCGATCCCAAGTTCAGCAACAGCGCGGCGCACACCTCCGCCGAGTATCACGGTGTAGTCGTCACCTACGCGCAGGTGGCCAGCCACCCGACCCGGCACCGGGTGCGCACCGAGGGCCGGCGCACGCTCGTCATCTTCGACGAGATCCACCACGGCGGCGAGGCCAAGAGTTGGGGTGACGCCCTCCTGGAAGCGTTCGGTGACGCCACCCGGCGGCTGGCGCTGACCGGCACGCCGTTCCGCAGCGACGACTCACCGATCCCCTTCGTGCGCTACGAACCGGACGCCGCGGGCGTGCTGCGGTCGCAAGCCGACCACACCTACGACTACACCGACGCACTCGCCGACGGCGTGGTGCGCCCGGTGGTGTTCATGGCCTACTCCGGTGAGACGCGGTGGCGCGACAGCGCCGGCGCCGAGTACTCGGCCCGGCTCGGCGAACCGGCCAGCGCTGAACACACCGCGCGGGCCTGGCGTACCGCGCTGGACCCGGCCGGCGAGTGGATGCCCGCGGTCGTCACCGCGGCCGACACCCGGCTTCGGCAGCTGCGCGCCGGCGGGGTACCGGACGCCGGCGGCATGGTGATCGCATCCGATCAGCAAGCCGCCCGCGCGTATGCCGTTCTGTTGAAACGGATTACCGGCGAAGAGCCGACCGTGGTGCTGTCGGATGATCCGGGCGCGTCGAAGCGCATCGCGCAGTTCTCCGCGGCAGATAGCCGCTGGCTGGTCGCGGTGCGGATGGTGTCCGAGGGTGTCGACGTGCCGCGGCTCGCGGTCGGCGTCTACGCCACCAGCGCCTCGACGCCGTTGTTCTTCGCTCAGGCCATCGGCCGGTTCGTCCGGTCGCGACGGCCCGGTGAGACCGCGAGCGTCTTCCTGCCGTCGGTGCCGTCCCTGCTCCTGCTGGCCAGCGAGCTGGAGGCACAGCGCAATCACGTTCTCGGCCAACCACATCGAGAGAAAGAGATCGACGAACTGGCCGAGGCGCAACGGCGCCAGGACGAGCCCTCGGAGAACGACAACAAGTTCGAATCGCTCGGCGCCGACGCCGAACTCGACCAGGTGATCTTCGACGGCTCGTCGTTCGGCACCGCGACGCCCGCCGGCAGCGACGAGGAGGCCGATTACCTCGGCATCCCGGGACTGCTGGACGCCGGGCAGATGCGAGAGTTGTTGCGGCGCCAGCAAGAAGAGCAGTTCGACCGTCGTAGCCGTGACAGCGCCGCGACGGCCGAGCCGGTCACTCGGCACGGCCAACTGCGCGAACTTCGTCGCGAGCTGAACGCGCTGGTGTCAGCGGCCCACTATCGACTTGGCAAGCCGCACGGCTGGATTCACAACGAACTTCGTCGGCTGTGCGGCGGCCCGCCGGTTGCCGCGGCGACCAGCGAACAACTCGCGGCCCGCATCATCGCGGTGCGCGGGCTGACCGCCTAG